The following proteins are co-located in the Streptomyces sp. NBC_01198 genome:
- a CDS encoding MerR family transcriptional regulator has translation MDDTGTADYAGARSGGQPGAREYRVEELAEAAGIPVRTLRFYRERRLLPPPRRDGRIAWYSDSHLARLRTIAALLERGHTLGGIAELITAWENGRTLNGVAELLGVGDTLAAPWSDETPVVLTPQELADYFGEDASPENLTAALEIGYISVAGESALHTSRRLLDVSAALVREGVPLAAVLAAGREVRGHVDAIAEVFTQVVKTHVLGPLDDVAPEQAQRISDAMQRLRPLAKDIVDAEMSLAMERRVRTEIDGWLRRQAAATGPGAGPPHPEVSDARQVPQRPDRDD, from the coding sequence GTGGACGACACAGGCACAGCGGATTACGCCGGCGCACGCTCCGGCGGACAGCCCGGCGCACGCGAATACCGGGTCGAGGAGCTCGCGGAAGCGGCCGGTATACCGGTCAGAACCCTGCGCTTCTACCGCGAGCGCCGCCTGCTCCCGCCGCCGCGGCGCGACGGTCGTATCGCCTGGTATTCCGACAGCCATCTCGCCAGACTGCGGACGATCGCCGCACTGCTGGAACGCGGCCACACCCTCGGCGGCATCGCCGAGCTGATCACCGCCTGGGAGAACGGCCGCACGCTGAACGGCGTCGCCGAACTCCTGGGGGTCGGCGACACCCTCGCCGCCCCCTGGTCGGACGAGACTCCCGTCGTCCTGACGCCACAGGAACTGGCCGACTACTTCGGCGAGGACGCCAGCCCGGAGAATCTGACCGCGGCCCTGGAAATCGGTTACATCTCCGTCGCTGGTGAAAGCGCACTGCACACCAGCCGCCGCCTGCTCGACGTGTCGGCCGCGCTGGTACGCGAGGGCGTACCGCTGGCCGCGGTCCTGGCCGCGGGCCGCGAGGTGCGCGGCCACGTCGACGCCATCGCCGAAGTCTTCACCCAGGTCGTCAAGACCCACGTCCTGGGACCGCTGGACGACGTGGCCCCCGAGCAGGCCCAGCGCATCTCCGACGCCATGCAGCGCCTGCGCCCACTGGCCAAGGACATCGTCGACGCCGAGATGTCGCTGGCCATGGAGCGCCGGGTGCGCACCGAGATCGACGGGTGGCTGCGCCGCCAGGCGGCCGCCACGGGCCCCGGGGCCGGCCCGCCGCACCCGGAGGTCTCCGACGCACGCCAGGTCCCGCAGCGCCCGGACAGGGACGACTGA